TTCTTTCTATAATTATGAtcctctttttattttattttttgttcttcatcaCCACTAGTATCACCGTCCAATCTGATTCGGGAGTCGGTTCTGATATCAAGTGATTCAAGTCATTCCAATCACAATTGTGGGGAATCGAATCGTGATCATTCCTATAAAATCCAGCTTAATTATCATTTGACCAATTAACGTATGATCACTTTAATGGTTAAATAGAAaactaaacttaattttttaGAAAAGTAACTAAAATATACATACACATCTCAAACAAAACAGTACTAGCACATCAAATGTAAGCATGCTTTGGCTATAAGGAAGTGGAATTTCACAAATAGGTCCTACTGCCCGTAGTACTTgatgttgtttttttgttgcaaaGGTAATATACACTTGTTGTTGAACTTAGGATTCCCTTATTTGAAAATGATCAATAAGGAAAGTTACGGCCTTACGGGAATAGGTAAGTTTCGTTTTTTGGGGGATATATATATCAATGGAAATAgagttaaaattaattaatccgATAAAAGGACTTAGTTCCAGTTAATTGGACAAGCTGCATGCATTGTGTTTTGTAATATAGCTAGTTGACACTTTGCTAATAATATATTCACTAATACTGAATTGACATATTAACTATAAAAGTGGAGGACATGGAATTCACCACATATTCTAACATGATATTTtctatttgatatatatatctTTAATAGTGAAGATTCTATTTAGTTGATCACAATTTTTGACAAGTCAATTTTAATCTCTAATAAAATGTGAAACTCAAATTACTATTAGTCATTGATATTtgtatattgaaaataaattaaatttaatctctaataaaatgttaaatagtgtacccggtgcactagttaaacacataaataaggaaattttttcttgaaactcgtgcattcaatgtattgaaagtgtaaaaaattatttttatcaacattaactttatgttttatttctatttttggtatgATTAACAAGTGCAACTGGTGCGctatttaaatatatatcagTTGTAATATAGCAGAGGAAATATTACTTAATTTTGCCGCTTGTTTCCATTCGGGTAGCTTGATAGTAGTACTAGGCAAAGCCAAAGTCAATGAGATAATAATGAGTTACGTACAGCCAACATGATGGTATATGAAGAAAAGCATATCCAACCGGAAAGGAGTCCATGTTTATATAGTTTCTTCATTCAATTGCAGTAGCTAGCTAGTACGATCTACATTTTGCCATATTTTGAagatttttaatcaaattactTATAATATGGCATGAAATGTTAGATTCTTGGACAAAAATTAATCATAGACTAAGTTGGTATGTATTTCGCATAAGAGCGTTGCTAAATGGTGCGAATAAATACCATGTGAAATTTCACGAATATGTCCCCAACGTTAAACTGTTGCTTAGcgttttgatttttttcaatcaataaATTACTATAATCTCAACTAAACCAGAGGAAGTTAATTACAACTGGTTAACTCATCGGCAACTCATTAATTGCAACCACCGTCACTATTCTCTCATCATGCAAAAAAGCTTTATCATGTTGTAGACCTTGTTCTTAACAATTGCTCCTCTCTGCAAGCAGCAGGAAACAACAACAAATGTGTACTCCACAGCTCACCACAAACTTCGTCGAGATCGTTCCGCCATTAGAGAATTTCAGCCCCGCCGTGATATTGAAGCAGAACCACAAAATTAGAGTCGAAGAGGTGCGTCCGACGGTGATGGTGGGTTCACTTTTCTGTTGAAAGTGTCTGCCATGGTGGGTTCACTTTTCAATTCCGATGGAGTAGTCATCATGTGAACATATTTAGACCATGAAAGTAGTTGTCGGTGTGTGTTGAATTCAATAGAGATCAATTTTACTTGGAACTACAACATGTGATTATATGAAATGTGATTCGTGAATTTTCGCATGGTTTTCCTTCGCACTATTAATCATTTTTCTTTCGCATAAATAAcatgattataaaaaattgatacgAAAAGTGGCATGACAATGTAGGGTCTAGCATGGgacatatcatatatatatggaaaagaaaacaaagcaACACATCATGAATAACATATGCAGTTTCTTAGCATTCCACGCCGCGCTCATGCTTAATGATTTTGTAACCCATCAGAGGTCATCATGTTCCCCTATCatatttgcttatcaaaaaaaaaaaaaaatgttcccCTATCATATTACATTACAATCATGGACTATATCTCGCATATATTTCAGATTTTCAACCCACTCAACCCTTGCCTTCTGCCCTACTATGTTTTaggatgaaaaaataatttatctattcacctttttttttataattaagattCACAAGATTTGAACAATTAGTCTCGCCAATTACGTGGGGAGGATTTTAAATTTACACCTAAATAACCACAAAATTAAACACAATGTCAAACTGTTCGTAATAGAACTCAGAATTATCCAAAAAGGATATAAAAGAAGGGTAGCTAGAGAACTCACGGTGGTGGATCAGTGGAAGGATGCTCCGAGTTGGAGGTCGGAATCCGACTATTTGAGATAATCGACGATAGAAAAGGTGTACCTGCAGAAAATAATTAGACGCCCAAGTCAGTATAAGCTTGAGATAAATGTGAGGTTAAACTAATGCATACATTGTGAGATTATAGTGTGGTGGTTATATATGCCAAGGATTGTGACATTGGACCGATGAATATGGCATTGAGTTTGACCCGACCCAAAAGTCCAATCCATAACACAAAAAATCACAATCTTCGTAAAAAGAACAATTTCTATGCTAGCAGTAGCCGGTGTTCATGGCTTTCAGATTTGAGATTAATTTCTATGCATTGAGAGGGTAATTTTTTGGTATACATGCATTCAATCAAATCATACTAATATTTCTAaagatatttgaaaaactaactTAAAAAAGTGACATCATGGAATAATTTAAATGGATGAACGTGCAAAAAAGTTTTACactactaatatataaaaattaaatcattcaaatttatgcctttaaatttttaatatttacttTTATCTTTTAAGTTGGGTTTCATTTGCGTTGGCAATTTGTAATTTAGTctttattataaacaaataaaaatgcgTGTAAGTATAAGTTGAAAATCAAAATTGTTTTCAGTAATTTTCCATCGTCAAATATTGAATCTGGTTATTTGGAGAATCTTGGTCTATCGAATCAAGAGGTGATAGTAAAAGTGAAATTGCATAAGGTCTATGAAAAAACACAATCCTTCATGTTTCCTTATTTCTAACATCTCTTTCATCATAAAtcttgaaaataatttcaagCACTCTGATTTCGACGGTAACTTCATCACTATTTTCGTTCCCATCAAAACTTTGACATCCCCACATGCCACCGTTGACTTCACCAAAGATGAAGAGCTTTTTTGATGAGAGAACAAAATCATATCCTCTCTACTTTTTGTTCAGTTTTGGGCTAGGCCCATTTCCTGTCAAAACTCAGGACTCAGCTGgactcattaattttttttgagattttttttctggCGCCTCCTAGAAGTACTTGTTTGCGGTTTGCcctcaaaaatttcaaaaatactcctcgctacttaagtagcgaactcaGGGGGCGCCAAATCTGGAAAAAATAGGGGGTAAAGGAAGGGGaaagatacaaaaatattagattttataagATTCGCATTCTATAATACGAACTGAGTTTGGATTCTAGGATTCGAACTGTTTAGTAAAACATTATTGATCGATAATTAAGCTTAAAGTTATCCTGAAAGAGATTCACGGGTATCTCTATTGCATATAGTTTGTATAAATGTTGCTGAAAGAATTTTTTACCAAGGTGAACCTAGATATACTTTGAACCTTATAAAACATGAATTGCTCAAAATGAAATAGTGAAATGTCAGCAAAAACTTTTAATCTATTCTCCAGAACTTGCTGAAAACCTTTTCCACTTGCATATATGTAAGACAGTCCTTACACAGTAAATATAAAGGTATACATACCAAATCCGATTCTAGGGTCGGATACtgagttttgaaaaaaaaaaaaatctattttcatagataagccaaaaaagaaaaagaactgTGACCATTGAAGAGAGGTTCTTCCAGAAACATAATGATAAACCAGATACATGATTACATGTACAATATTTGAAAATAACTTATTGAGTTAACTTAAATCTAAATTGCTTCAACAACCTTGTAGTATTCCATCTCTGGCAGAAAGCAAGGAAGCAGTACTATGTTTTCCTGTTGTTGAATTAAAAGGGTGATCATCTTCTATTTTAAACCTCATAAGCCTAGAAGAATCATCTTCTCCACAATCCAATAATGATTCTGATTCTCCATCCATGTTCCATTCATCCTTCCAAGGTTCCATGTTTTCTTTAGAACTTGATTCAGATTTCTGAATCAATTGATTGTTGGCAATATCATCATCTTGATATATCATTGTTTTCTTGCTGTCCAAGGTTGAGAAAGAGGGCTTATTTTCCTGATCTTCATAGTTGTTTGAATCTGAATCACATCTACGAATTGTGGTCGGCAATGATTTTTCGCGTAATATGGTTTGTGTTGAAGTTGATCTTTGTTGGAAACTTCCAAAACCTTGAATACCTCTTGATAATCTTCTACATTGGTTTCTTTCTTCCTTGAGAAGTGTTCCTTCTTCCAACAGTTTCATTACTctctctgatttctttctaacAGTTAGGCCCCAATTGAACCTGCAAATTATCAATACAATTTGcatattacttatatataaattttctcttatctATGGCTTTCATCAAGAATATAGGCTTAAGGGTCTATTTAGATTGGTTTTTTGAGCTTTTCTCCTGatataaacacttgtgagactgttcaGGAGatgtctataagttgttttcagcttatttctatAAGCTCGCCAAGATAACTTAAGAAAACAGCTAatcatcttttattttaaaaataacttatacataaacacttatacGATAAGTGTTTATactataagtgcttaattatgttgtttatccaaacaggaccTAAATAGTCAACAAAAACAACTAACTAGGGTAACTAACTTTTACATCTAACGGATTAGTCGGTCCGGCCGGATACCGAGTTTtcaaaaataacttttacaTCTAACGGCGCTAGTgtcaagagaaagaaaatcaatgaccaagttttaatattaaaattgaaaggaaaagaATAAAAGGCATACCCTTGTTGATCAAT
This portion of the Trifolium pratense cultivar HEN17-A07 linkage group LG3, ARS_RC_1.1, whole genome shotgun sequence genome encodes:
- the LOC123918561 gene encoding ENTH domain-containing protein C794.11c encodes the protein MGTPFNEFKKQASFFLKEKIKTARLALTDVTPAELMIEEATNENPWAPNTVTLRSISKAAFELDDYWRIIEILHKRLAKFEKKNWRISYNSLIVLEHLLTHGPESVAEEFQSDKDVINQLKGFQYIDQQGFNWGLTVRKKSERVMKLLEEGTLLKEERNQCRRLSRGIQGFGSFQQRSTSTQTILREKSLPTTIRRCDSDSNNYEDQENKPSFSTLDSKKTMIYQDDDIANNQLIQKSESSSKENMEPWKDEWNMDGESESLLDCGEDDSSRLMRFKIEDDHPFNSTTGKHSTASLLSARDGILQGC